In Sulfurimonas sp. hsl 1-7, the DNA window TCTGCCAAAGTTCCCTCTTCTTTTAAAAGAAAATTTGCAAACAGAGCAGATTTGAGTCTAAAAAGCGCTAAACTTCTACTTTCTCTCAAAGAGCGATAACATAGCCGACAATCTGCCCCGAGTGAAATCAGTTCACTTAAAACAGTCAGTTTTTGACTCTCGCACAAAACATTACGTGATTCATCTTCTACAAGAAATGAGCTGTAAAAAGCGGTTGCCATCTTAGCATTAATCTTAATAGATTCTGATTGCAACTGCGCATAAACTCCTAATGTATCCAGAGAGATTTTTATCTCAAGGTCACAAGAGTTTGGTATCTGTTTTCGTACTTTATCAAACCAAGGTAAAAAAGTAAACTTTCTATCAAGCTCTTCCTCTACTACCAAAGATACTTTTTTGTGTAGAGTGAGTATGTATGTGTATAGTACATTAGCCAATGAAAAGGATTCATTATCGCTAATCAGCACAATATGTTTACTTTCTTTTATCTTATTGAGTTCAATCAAGAGTCTGCTACTTTTTAAGTGAAATTATAGCCTATCTTTTATTCATCTTGTAAACATATGCAAGAACTTCTGCAACTGCGGCAAATAGAGCTTCAGGGATCGGTTTGTCAATCTCTACATCACTATATAAACTACGTGCTAACGGAGGATTTTGTACTATATGCACATCATTTTCCCGTGCTATCTTTTTAATCTGCTGAGCAATATTGTCCACCCCTTTAGCAACAACTATCGGTGCACTGTATTTATCCTGATCGTACTTAATAGCAACTGCGTAGTGTGTCGGATTGGTAATAACCACATCAGCTTCGGGAACTTCTGCCATCATTCTACGACGAGCCGTTTCCATCTGTATCTGTCTGATTTTTGACTTAACAAGAGGATCCCCCTCCATGTTTTTCATCTCGTCTTTAATCTCTTGTTTGGACATTTTGAGTCCGTCAAAATATTGTTTTCTTACAATGATTAGGTCAATAATCGCAAACACAAAAATGATCAAAAGCATCACTAAAGAGATGATAATCATCTTGTCTTTTAACCAGGAAAGCTGCTGATCCAGTCCAAAGAGTGCAACTGTCGGCAACTCTAAGATAAAGTAAAAGAAAAATACAAACCCTACACCCAAAGTGGTAAAAGATTTAAAGGTGATCTTGATCCCCTCTATCAATTTTTTCATAGAAAAAAGATTCTTTGTCCCCTTAATCGGGTCTATTTTTTTAAGATCGGGAACAATCGCTTTTGTTGTAAACAAGAATCCAAACTGCGCAAAAGCAGCAATAATACCTGCGATAGCGACAGCAATAGCCAGCGGCATCATCATTAATAACACTTCACGAATCGTTACCAGCACGATATCCATTACAAAAAGTTTATCAACGGGTGTACCAACTAAAGAGAAGTAGTACTGAAAAAGCAATAACATGTGTTTTGATATAAACGGAAAAAGCATCAATGTAGCCAAAATAGCTACAAATAAGGTGATAACACCTGAGGCATCTTGAGATTTGGGGACATTCCCCTCTTTGCGGGCGTCCTCTATCTTCTTGGCGGTGGGTTCTTCGGTCTTTTCCTGATCGTCAGCCATCTAAACCCGTTCCCGCTTTATTAAGAGATTTTCATAGAAAGGTCTATCCAGTTTGCCTGATGGATTAGGGAACCTGAACTGATTGCAT includes these proteins:
- the flhB gene encoding flagellar biosynthesis protein FlhB, producing MADDQEKTEEPTAKKIEDARKEGNVPKSQDASGVITLFVAILATLMLFPFISKHMLLLFQYYFSLVGTPVDKLFVMDIVLVTIREVLLMMMPLAIAVAIAGIIAAFAQFGFLFTTKAIVPDLKKIDPIKGTKNLFSMKKLIEGIKITFKSFTTLGVGFVFFFYFILELPTVALFGLDQQLSWLKDKMIIISLVMLLIIFVFAIIDLIIVRKQYFDGLKMSKQEIKDEMKNMEGDPLVKSKIRQIQMETARRRMMAEVPEADVVITNPTHYAVAIKYDQDKYSAPIVVAKGVDNIAQQIKKIARENDVHIVQNPPLARSLYSDVEIDKPIPEALFAAVAEVLAYVYKMNKR